A section of the Canis lupus baileyi chromosome 5, mCanLup2.hap1, whole genome shotgun sequence genome encodes:
- the CD180 gene encoding CD180 antigen has protein sequence MAPCASCFLLVVMFSASCKAITSSDQMCTEKEANKTYNCENLGLTEVPDTLPNTTEFLEFGFNFLPTVENTTFSRLIDLIFLDLTRCQINWVHEDTFQNHHQLNTIVLTGNPLIFMAETSLNGPKLLKHLFLTQTGISNLGFIPMHNLENLESLHLGSNYISSIKFPENFPIQNLKVLDFQNNVIHYLSSEDMNTLKQATNLSLNFNGNDIKDIEPGAFHSKIFQSLKFGGSLNLSVILKGLQNTTTKSLWLGSYEDTDDQDLTSDMFDGLCEMSVESINLQKHYISDLSSATFRCFTQLQELDLTAHHLRELPPGIQGMKALKKLVLNVNRFDELCQIHAASFPSLTDLSIKGNMKKLDFGAGCLEKLENLQKLDLSHSDIEASDCCNLQLKNLRHLQYLNLSYNEPLTLQSQAFKECPRLEGLDLAFTRLHMKGPQSPFQNLHLLQVLNLSYCHLDTSNQHLLEGLEGLRHLNLQGNHFQDGSISKTSLLQTLSSLEILILSSCDLLSIDKQAFQSLGKMNHVDLSYNSLTGNSIDALSHLRGIYLNMAANNIHIIPSPLLLTLSQQNTINLSHNPLDCTCLNIHFITWYKENLQKFEGSEETVCANPPTLRGVKLSDVKLYCGITAVGIFFLVVFLFLVTVLLIFFIKFLLRWKYQHI, from the exons AAAGAGGCCAACAAGACCTATAACTGTGAAAATTTAGGTCTTACAGAAGTTCCGGACACTCTCCCCAACACAACAGAATTTTTGGAATTTGGCTTTAATTTCTTGCCTACAGTGGAAAATACAACTTTCAGTAGACTCATAGATCTTATCTTTTTGGACTTAACCAG GTGCCAGATTAACTGGGTACATGAAGATACTTTTCAAAACCATCATCAATTGAACACAATTGTGTTGACTGGAAATCCCCTGATATTCATGGCAGAAACATCTCTTAATGGGCCCAAGTTGCTGAAGCATCTTTTCTTAACCCAAACAGGAATATCCAATCTCGGCTTTATCCCAATGCACAATCTGGAAAACTTAGAAAGCTTGCATCTTGGAAGCAACTATATTTCCTCTATTAAGTTCCCAGAAAACTTCCCAATCCAGAATCTGAAAGTCCTGGATTTTCAGAATAATGTGATACACTACCTCTCTAGTGAAGACATGAACACTCTGAAGCAGGCCACCAACCTAAGCCTTAATTTCAATGGCAATGATATTAAAGACATTGAACCTGGAGCTTTCCATTCAAAAATCTTCCAAAGTTTGAAATTTGGAGGGAGTCTTAACTTGTCTGTTATATTAAAAGGTCTACAGAACACTACTACTAAGTCTCTCTGGCTGGGGTCATACGAGGACACTGATGACCAAGACCTTACTTCAGACATGTTTGACGGACTTTGTGAAATGTCTGTTGAAAGCATCAATCTACAGAAGCACTACATCTCTGATCTCTCATCTGCTACATTCCGGTGCTTTACTCAACTCCAGGAGTTGGATCTGACGGCACATCACTTGCGTGAGTTACCCCCTGGGATCCAGGGTATGAAAGCTCTCAAGAAATTAGTTCTCAATGTAAATAGGTTTGACGAATTGTGTCAAATCCATGCTGCCAGTTTTCCATCCCTTACAGACCTTTCTATAAAAGGCAACATGAAGAAACTCGACTTCGGTGCTGGGTGTTTGGAAAAACTCGAAAACCTTCAGAAACTTGATTTAAGCCACAGTGATATAGAGGCTTCTGACTGCTGCAATCTTCAGCTCAAAAATCTGCGCCACTTACAATACCTAAACCTGAGCTACAATGAGCCTCTTACTCTCCAGAGCCAGGCGTTCAAAGAATGTCCTCGGCTAGAAGGTCTAGATTTGGCATTTACCCGCTTGCACATGAAGGGTCCACAGAGTCCTTTCCAAAACCTCCATCTCCTTCAGGTTCTGAATCTTTCTTACTGCCACCTGGACACCAGCAATCAGCACCTTCTAGAAGGCCTGGAGGGTCTCCGCCATCTAAATTTACAGGGGAATCACTTTCAAGATGGGAGTATCTCAAAGACCAGCCTACTTCAGACCTTGAGCAGCTTGGAGATTCTTATTTTATCCTCCTGTGACCTCCTCTCCATAGACAAGCAAGCGTTCCAGAGCCTTGGGAAGATGAATCATGTTGACTTAAGCTACAACAGCCTGACAGGCAATAGCATTGATGCTCTTAGTCATCTTCGGGGGATCTACCTCAATATGGCCGCCAATAACATCCACATCATcccatctcctctccttctcaccTTGTCCCAGCAGAACACCATTAACTTAAGTCACAATCCCCTGGACTGCACCTGtttgaatattcattttataacatgGTACAAAGAAAACCTGCAGAAATTTGAGGGCTCGGAGGAGACCGTGTGTGCAAACCCCCCAACTTTAAGGGGGGTTAAGCTGTCTGACGTCAAACTGTATTGTGGTATTACGGCCGTgggcattttctttcttgtagtatttttattcttggttactgttctgctcatttttttcattaaattcctTCTGAGGTGGAAATACCAGCACATCTAA